The following are encoded together in the Culex pipiens pallens isolate TS chromosome 1, TS_CPP_V2, whole genome shotgun sequence genome:
- the LOC120415633 gene encoding uncharacterized protein LOC120415633 → MSQRKVDTDAEEAHCSSKRPKLAHQKDQPSSDFTYSRRPGTSAIAGHHYESKLLALMLHRLIDSGTPFYLGSNLDEMGQFDDLVIRRDINGGRRIQVVLVQAKHRDDPKNNKITLKQVNDTTIEKKNQKNFLNLVKNFKNYLEVREQFSPSNTAGFFQGSFEEIDFEIAVFTNAKCDFTPSKQAELNPLLKTNDEGRAFQIEPSEAMIEILSKDTITSEILQNEGKDVNEQNCKSIVEDFFKSYKIYYNQGNEKEVGQITVKEIGNNNSVLYIMYHALVQTYWEEKGEVYFLTKECDFLDNALKKVNEQSMLMNLTEICFKSSKRFNLDFSAESFQELGFDTIPADKRIINVSSKVPILSYAKICQHLIQKFKLSLAIVDFDLDGVDSGEILSTFLEPNEFKCLIVRSSKEVAELKQSQLGTKLAECGKYIILISEAGLMLELHQVKDLKIDFADLTAKCQSSLMDSKMVSFQGRPIKLVDLIGEPDENGSNDPDRLITGAILLNLLENDSLQIAPLDNEQVPYYIARRFKRLRKMTKNHDKDKFEIIDDTKNIQENLKDLVIISETKEHFHEICSRHPLRNVHWFKQHKDHFLWQCSLNSVAKLRELLQYDDEEFPLVNFKSFSEPVVIIADEPGMGKSTLMTQLEQQNEISSLSMVIRINLNDYTSKFKSMENKNVDFEEVKSFLLYVMQKANANSNSEMIKFEQILFERFLNKKNVILLVDGFDEIAPNYVKSVLEFLNTVKEHVMKLIVTTRDNSAKVTLENSLNVFAHSFVPFTENDIRNFLEMFWKTNLTDAELNQTRFEEFVTAMLKQYTQTYFNGKSFISTPLHIEMIATCLQDVLEDYIKSGNSVFLNLFKTKLNLCFLYKKFIKIKFENVYLKEKQNIDPSAVICTEYEFFKLFKESHTRLALYAIFDENTLKLLLSKEEYSKIKKDIENIKTGKEKRGFVSRIVDGKPQFAHLTFAEFFVAKAVWKWLKHYSSDQHDAANALLENLVGNDKRQICQFIQTKALSDSTQAGNATDLVDLILGKLKSIFLVEHDGCQSFERFSSDYLLSVVEHCLINPSDAMLNATINLLTDDEKYRLLISSAKMGYSKLVRILATQLGTDFLKKALSENYSWGFSPLHLAASNHHYEIVISLVREFGYDVTWIDKFYHSFCSHLLTNEQYDSIQNLLKMGLHELGQPYANNSKLPIYDALSNEETPQNVIEMLLDVTDVDIFNNNNFSDVSFLLLRYDLSLTKKFLERGFLLRQPMISWRGYRIMPSVTLSRFDGLTFDAFNRVWIDRMRFLCENGVGFDTELPARLTKIHCMLKLFKIDTLDKTNWVKTLLKAFVTCEKCNEIVLKIDSWMISLDFDGKIIRLNKIMKKSTLDKIKLLLKDGLLLNKIMNEEEILRVLDLADLPETTDEMKHIVSEAFDFWSVYEIEDLLKAKLKEEFLNPDLHIKISSILSKFIQFMTDLCTKWRNIMAAIENDNLDGIRIALESLDLNLRKSVINSWDDEYGSPLHFAAYHCNYQITKFLLENGANPNSRTDFYCTSKKMSFDENVNKIIVNEAVTPMFIAAAKGDLPIVKLLHEKGGCINAKTLLLEDTPLNVAEAADHSDVIDYLIGNGAERGSGYLSNIVVR, encoded by the coding sequence atgtCTCAGCGAAAGGTTGACACGGATGCTGAGGAGGCGCACTGTAGCAGCAAAAGGCCAAAGCTTGCTCATCAAAAGGATCAGCCATCGAGTGATTTCACCTACTCGCGACGACCAGGCACGTCTGCCATTGCTGGACACCACTATGAGAGTAAGCTATTAGCCCTAATGCTCCATCGGCTGATTGATTCTGGAACTCCCTTCTATCTGGGATCGAACCTTGACGAGATGGGACAGTTTGATGATTTGGTCATACGGAGAGACATAAACGGCGGAAGAAGAATACAAGTTGTTCTTGTTCAGGCCAAACACCGGGATGAtccgaaaaataacaaaattacattgaaacaaGTTAACGACACAACGATTGAAAAGAAAAACCAAAAGAACTTcttaaatttggtaaaaaacttcaaaaactacTTAGAAGTAAGAGAACAGTTCAGCCCCTCAAACACTGCCGGATTCTTCCAAGGGAGCTTCGAGGAGATCGACTTtgaaattgccgttttcaccaATGCAAAGTGTGATTTCACTCCTTCAAAACAAGCAGAACTAAATCCGCTGCTCAAAACAAACGACGAAGGAAGGGCATTTCAAATTGAGCCAAGCGAAGCAATGattgaaattttaagcaaaGACACAATAACGagtgaaattcttcaaaatgaaGGAAAAGACGTGAATGAGCAAAATTGTAAATCGATcgttgaagattttttcaaatcatataaaatttaCTACAACCAAGGAAATGAAAaagaagtggggcaaatcacCGTGAAGGAAATTGGCAACAATAATTCAGTTTTATATATAATGTATCACGCTTTGGTTCAAACATATTGGGAAGAAAAGGGAGAAGTTTATTTCCTCACAAAAGAGTGCGATTTTCTGGATAATgctttgaaaaaagttaacGAACAATCAATGCTGATGAATCTTACTGAAATTTGTTTCAAGTCTTCAAAGCGATTTAATTTAGATTTCAGCGCAGAGTCATTCCAAGAGCTTGGTTTCGATACAATTCCAGCTGACAAACGAATAATCAACGTTAGCAGCAAAGTTCCAATACTGAGCTATGCTAAAATATGCCaacatttgattcaaaaatttaaactatCACTCGCCATTGTGGATTTTGATCTAGATGGAGTTGACAGCGGAGAAATTTTATCGACGTTTTTAGAACCGAACGAGTTCAAATGTTTGATCGTGCGCAGTTCGAAAGAAGTTGCAGAGTTGAAACAATCCCAACTGGGAACGAAACTGGCAGAGTGTGGAAAATACATCATTTTGATCAGTGAAGCTGGGTTGATGCTGGAGTTGCACCaagttaaagatttgaagattgatTTTGCGGATCTCACGGCGAAATGCCAGAGTAGTTTGATGGATAGTAAAATGGTTTCATTCCAGGGCAGACCGATAAAACTTGTTGATCTCATTGGAGAACCTGATGAGAATGGGTCGAATGACCCTGACAGATTAATCACTGGAGCGATTTTGCTCAATTTGCTAGAAAATGATTCTTTACAAATTGCTCCATTGGATAATGAGCAAGTTCCTTATTATATTGCCCGTCGGTTCAAACGGTtgagaaaaatgacaaaaaatcatgacaaagacaaatttgaaataattgatgacacaaaaaatattcaagaaaacCTCAAAGACTTAGTGATCATCTCAGAAACAAAAGAGCACTTTCATGAGATTTGCTCTCGACATCCATTACGCAATGTTCACTGGTTCAAGCAGCACAAAGATCACTTTTTATGGCAATGTTCTTtaaacagtgttgccaaactGCGTGAACTTTTGCAGTACGATGATGAAGAGTTTCCTTTGgtgaattttaaatcattttccgAACCAGTGGTGATCATAGCTGATGAGCCTGGAATGGGTAAATCCACCTTGATGACCCAACTTGAGCAACAAAATGAGATTTCCAGTCTTTCGATGGTAATTCGAATCAATTTGAATGATTacacttcaaaatttaagaGCATGGAAAACAAAAACGTAGATTTTGAAGAAGTAAAAAGTTTCTTACTTTATGTGATGCAAAAAGCGAATGCAAATTCAAACAGTGAGatgataaaatttgaacaaatcttgtTTGAAagattcttaaataaaaaaaatgtgattctcTTAGTTGATGGGTTTGATGAGATTGCTCCCAATTATGTCAAATcggttttggaatttttaaacacTGTCAAAGAGCACGTAATGAAGCTGATAGTTACTACACGTGACAACAGTGCAAAAGTTACACTGGAAAATAGTTTAAACGTTTTTGCGCACTCTTTTGTTCCATTCACAGAAAACGATATTCGTaactttttggaaatgttttggAAAACTAATCTCACAGACGCTGAATTGAACCAAACTCGATTCGAAGAATTTGTGACTGCAATGTTGAAACAGTACAcgcaaacttattttaatggaaaaagCTTTATCAGCACTCCTTTGCACATTGAAATGATTGCAACATGTCTTCAAGATGTGTTAGAAGATTACATTAAATCTGGTAATTCTGTCTTCTTAAACCTGTTCAAAACGAAACttaatctatgttttctttacaagaaatttatcaaaataaaatttgaaaatgtatacttaAAGGAGAAACAAAATATTGATCCATCCGCAGTAATTTGCACTGAATATGAATTCTTTAAGTTGTTCAAAGAATCGCATACAAGACTTGCTTTGTATGCCATTTTTGATGAGAATACTTTGAAATTATTACTATCGAAAGAAGagtattctaaaattaaaaaagacatcgaaaatataaaaactggGAAGGAAAAACGTGGTTTCGTCAGTCGAATAGTGGATGGAAAGCCGCAGTTCGCTCATTTAACATTTGCCGAGTTTTTTGTCGCAAAAGCTGTCTGGAAATGGCTTAAACATTATTCGTCTGATCAGCACGATGCAGCAAATGCTCTGCTGGAGAATTTAGTCGGAAATGATAAGAgacaaatttgtcaatttattCAAACTAAGGCACTGAGTGATTCTACTCAAGCGGGAAATGCAACAGATTTAGTGGAtctgattttaggtaaactcaAGAGCATCTTTTTGGTAGAGCATGATGGGTGTCAGTCATTCGAACGATTTTCTTCCGATTATTTACTTAGTGTAGTGGAACATTGTTTGATTAATCCCTCTGACGCAATGCTTAATGCAACAATTAATTTGTTAACAGACGATGAAAAATATAGACTTTTGATTTCTTCAGCCAAGATGGGTTATTCAAAGCTGGTGCGTATTTTAGCCACTCAATTAGGGACGGATTTTCTCAAGAAAGCTTTGTCTGAAAATTATAGTTGGGGATTTTCACCACTTCACTTGGCTGCCAGCAATCATCATTATGAAATTGTAATATCTCTTGTAAGGGAATTTGGCTACGATGTCACATGGATTGATAAGTTTTATCATTCTTTTTGTTCTCATTTGCTAACTAATGAGCAATATGATTCAATTCAAAACCTCCTCAAGATGGGACTCCACGAACTTGGCCAGCCATACGCAAACAACTCAAAGCTTCCCATATATGATGCACTCAGCAATGAAGAAACACCTCAGAATGTGATTGAAATGCTGCTGGATGTCACAGACGTTGACATTTtcaataataacaatttttccGACGTCAGTTTTCTTTTGCTCCGTTACGATCTGTCATTGACGAAAAAGTTTTTGGAGAGGGGCTTTTTACTCAGACAGCCCATGATCAGTTGGCGTGGATACCGAATAATGCCTTCCGTCACACTTTCTCGTTTTGATGGTTTAACATTTGATGCCTTCAACCGAGTTTGGATCGACCGAATGCGATTTTTGTGTGAAAACGGCGTTGGATTCGATACTGAATTACCGGCAAGACTTACAAAAATTCATTGCATGTTGAAGCTATTTAAAATAGACACATTGGACAAGACCAATTGGGTAAAGACACTCTTGAAAGCTTTTGTTACCTGTGAAAAGTGCaatgaaatagttttgaaaattgattcgtGGATGATTAGTTTAGATTTTGACGGTAAAATTATTAGATtaaataaaatcatgaaaaaatctaCTCTAGACAAAATAAAGCTGCTCTTGAAGGATGGACTTTTGCTTAACAAAATAATGAATGAGGAAGAAATTCTACGTGTTTTGGATTTGGCTGACCTGCCAGAAACTACGGACGAAATGAAACATATTGTTTCAGAAGCATTTGATTTTTGGTCAGTATATGAAATTGAAGATCTTTTAAAAGCGAAATTGAAAGAGGAGTTTTTAAATCCAGACTTGCACATAAAAATATCCTCGATTCTATCAAAATTCATACAGTTCATGACAGATTTGTGCACGAAATGGCGCAACATAATGGCTGCTATTGAAAATGACAATCTAGATGGAATTCGCATTGCACTTGAAAGCCTTGATTTGAATTTGCGCAAATCAGTAATAAATAGTTGGGACGATGAATACGGATCCCCTTTGCATTTTGCTGCTTATCATTGTAATTATCAAATAACAAAGTTTCTTCTTGAAAATGGAGCCAATCCAAACAGTAGAACTGATTTCTATTGCAcatctaaaaaaatgtcatttgatGAAAATGTCAACAAAATAATTGTAAATGAAGCAGTCACTCCAATGTTCATCGCCGCAGCAAAAGGTGACTTGCCAATAGTTAAGTTGCTACACGAAAAAGGAGGTTGCATTAATGCCAAAACTTTGCTCTTAGAGGACACACC